In Corynebacterium nuruki S6-4, the following proteins share a genomic window:
- a CDS encoding lipase family protein, with protein MLVPALVAGTAFGGVTAGAAAGTATDTAAETVASDGDFFALPDPAILADLSPGTPLKQRQIPLHVNAFPTPLTVTQVQYRSTDTLGHPTAAVTSVLQPPPGITPTGNTVMYGSVYDSMRPEDGPSRVLSGTVTEGGAMVTTEMAYVAPLLAAGHTVVMPDIQGEREIFAAGPEYGRIILDGLRAARRTPAAAVADGSPTAFLGYSGGSIGAGWASILAADYAPDIARDIVGVAQGGTMVRPEHNLFYAAEGAGWSGVVGMAIVGMTRAYGVDLDPYLTDYGREVTAELDRVAIGDASDRYDHLRWEELVRPEYPEPASIPEVKALLDDTNMGLRATPAFPQLLVQAGGGEAEKTPPHPTLGDGDGVMLLGDTRALATQYCADGTPVDYREQATGGHSQGSFAWFGAALPWVNDRFAGVPASSTCADVPAGNSLTD; from the coding sequence GTGCTGGTTCCCGCGCTCGTCGCCGGGACGGCATTCGGCGGAGTGACCGCCGGGGCGGCGGCAGGCACTGCCACGGACACGGCGGCGGAGACCGTCGCCTCCGACGGTGACTTCTTCGCCCTGCCCGACCCCGCCATCCTCGCCGACCTCAGCCCCGGCACCCCGCTGAAACAGCGGCAGATCCCGCTGCACGTCAACGCATTCCCCACCCCGCTGACCGTCACCCAGGTCCAGTACCGCAGCACCGACACCCTCGGTCACCCCACCGCTGCCGTGACCAGCGTCCTGCAGCCGCCGCCCGGGATCACCCCGACCGGGAACACCGTCATGTACGGCAGCGTCTACGATTCCATGCGCCCGGAGGACGGCCCCTCCCGCGTCCTCTCCGGCACCGTCACCGAGGGTGGGGCCATGGTCACCACGGAGATGGCCTACGTCGCCCCGCTGCTCGCCGCCGGACACACCGTGGTGATGCCCGATATCCAGGGTGAGCGGGAGATCTTCGCCGCCGGCCCCGAATACGGCCGGATCATCCTCGACGGACTGCGTGCCGCCCGGCGCACCCCGGCCGCGGCGGTCGCCGACGGTTCCCCGACCGCCTTCCTCGGCTACTCCGGCGGTTCCATCGGCGCCGGCTGGGCGTCCATCCTCGCCGCCGACTACGCCCCGGACATCGCCCGCGACATCGTCGGCGTGGCACAGGGCGGCACGATGGTGCGTCCGGAGCACAATCTCTTCTACGCTGCGGAGGGTGCGGGCTGGTCCGGGGTCGTCGGCATGGCGATCGTCGGGATGACCCGTGCCTACGGGGTGGACCTGGATCCCTACCTCACCGACTACGGTCGCGAGGTGACCGCCGAACTCGACCGGGTGGCGATCGGGGACGCCTCGGACCGCTACGACCACCTGCGGTGGGAGGAGCTGGTACGCCCCGAGTACCCGGAGCCGGCGTCCATCCCCGAGGTGAAGGCACTGCTCGACGACACGAACATGGGACTGCGTGCCACGCCGGCGTTCCCGCAGCTGCTCGTGCAGGCCGGTGGGGGCGAGGCGGAGAAGACCCCGCCGCACCCCACCCTCGGCGACGGTGACGGGGTGATGCTGCTGGGCGACACCCGCGCGCTCGCCACGCAGTACTGTGCCGACGGCACGCCGGTCGACTACCGGGAGCAGGCCACCGGCGGGCACTCCCAGGGCTCCTTCGCGTGGTTCGGCGCCGCGCTGCCCTGGGTCAACGACCGTTTCGCCGGGGTTCCCGCCTCCTCCACCTGTGCTGATGTCCCGGCCGGGAACTCACTGACGGACTGA
- a CDS encoding lipase family protein yields MEITSPWRRTLAAALLVPALVVTGTGTAVAGAPADPTVPAAEDAAAPGIPVVDDDASFFALPDAATLADLAPGTPLKQRDVVARVSGLETPATMTQIQYRSTTVTGEPTVAVTSMLHPTGAAAPTGDTVMYASFYDSMDPEDGPSRLLARGTQTELLDKAEAGFVAPALMAGHSVVMPDIQGERGIFAVGKEYAHIILDSLRAAHRTPAAAVDETSPTVFAGYSGGSIGAGWSAITADDYAPEIAEHVIGVAQGGTMVRPEHNLAYAGEGPKWSGVVGMALAGMARAYGDDLTPYLTDFGRGVVDHMAGIAIGDAENLYPHLRWDELFRPDYPTPDDVPAIRRVLDDTNMGLAASPSYPQLIVQAGGGEQQQKTPPHPTLGDGDGVMLLGDTRALAAKYCGDGVPVQYVEPGPVGHTIGAVAWFGMALQWVNDRFAGAAAPSTCGDVPPGNSLTD; encoded by the coding sequence ATGGAAATAACATCACCGTGGCGACGGACGCTCGCCGCAGCCCTGCTGGTCCCCGCGCTCGTGGTGACGGGCACCGGGACCGCCGTCGCCGGGGCGCCCGCCGATCCGACCGTGCCGGCCGCGGAGGACGCGGCGGCCCCGGGGATCCCTGTCGTCGATGACGACGCCTCCTTCTTCGCACTGCCGGACGCCGCCACGTTGGCTGATCTCGCACCGGGCACCCCGCTGAAACAGCGGGACGTCGTCGCCCGGGTCTCCGGTCTGGAGACCCCCGCCACGATGACCCAGATCCAGTACCGCAGCACGACCGTCACCGGTGAACCCACCGTCGCCGTCACCAGCATGCTGCACCCGACCGGAGCGGCCGCACCGACCGGGGACACGGTCATGTACGCCAGTTTCTACGACTCGATGGATCCGGAGGACGGCCCCTCCCGGCTGCTCGCCCGCGGCACCCAGACCGAACTGCTGGACAAGGCCGAGGCGGGCTTCGTCGCCCCGGCGCTCATGGCCGGTCACTCCGTCGTCATGCCGGACATCCAGGGCGAACGGGGAATCTTCGCCGTCGGCAAGGAGTACGCCCACATCATCCTCGATTCGCTGCGGGCCGCCCACCGCACCCCGGCCGCGGCCGTCGACGAGACGTCCCCGACCGTGTTCGCCGGCTACTCCGGCGGCTCCATCGGCGCCGGCTGGTCGGCGATCACCGCGGACGACTACGCCCCGGAGATCGCCGAGCATGTCATCGGGGTGGCGCAGGGCGGCACGATGGTCCGGCCCGAGCACAACCTCGCCTACGCCGGCGAGGGGCCGAAGTGGTCCGGGGTCGTCGGCATGGCGCTCGCCGGGATGGCACGGGCCTACGGCGACGACCTCACCCCGTACCTCACCGATTTCGGGCGTGGGGTCGTCGACCACATGGCCGGGATCGCCATCGGGGACGCCGAGAATCTCTACCCTCACCTGCGGTGGGACGAGCTGTTCCGGCCCGATTACCCGACCCCCGATGACGTCCCCGCGATCCGTCGGGTCCTCGACGACACGAACATGGGTCTGGCGGCGTCCCCCTCCTATCCGCAGCTCATCGTCCAGGCCGGCGGTGGGGAGCAGCAGCAGAAGACCCCGCCGCACCCCACTCTCGGTGACGGTGACGGGGTGATGCTGCTCGGCGACACCCGTGCCCTGGCCGCAAAGTACTGCGGTGACGGTGTGCCGGTGCAGTACGTCGAACCCGGTCCGGTCGGGCACACCATCGGGGCGGTCGCCTGGTTCGGCATGGCCCTGCAGTGGGTCAACGACCGCTTCGCCGGCGCGGCTGCGCCCTCGACCTGCGGTGATGTCCCGCCGGGGAACTCGCTGACGGACTGA
- a CDS encoding alkene reductase, whose product MTSLFAPLTAGDLHLDNRITMAPLTRQRAGEDGIPSDLHVDYYSQRASAGLVVTEGTFPAFSCRAFPGQAGIADEAQAAGWARVAEAVHAAGGTLVMQIMHGGRTSHPDLLRGGEPEAPSAIGTGGPVRGFSGKLDGVVPRALGTEEIPRIIDEFVVAARRAVDAGVDGVEIHGANGYLLHEFTAASSNHRTDGYGGSPENRARLTVEVVRAVAAEIGAGRTGLRISPEHGVQGATEDDRADVLATYGALLDGIAGIGGTDGTGIAYLSVLHADIDGDLVADLRSRFGGAFLLNSGFGHVTDLAEARHIVEDDRADAAVVGRELIANPDLVRRWRDGLELNTPDPSTFYVGGAHGYTDYAFAR is encoded by the coding sequence ATGACCTCACTGTTCGCTCCGCTCACCGCCGGAGATCTGCACCTCGACAACCGCATCACCATGGCACCGCTGACCCGGCAGCGCGCCGGGGAGGACGGCATCCCGTCCGACCTGCACGTGGACTACTACAGCCAGCGCGCCTCGGCCGGGCTCGTCGTCACCGAGGGCACGTTCCCGGCGTTCTCCTGCCGCGCCTTCCCCGGCCAGGCCGGTATCGCCGACGAGGCGCAGGCCGCCGGCTGGGCGCGGGTCGCCGAGGCGGTGCACGCCGCCGGCGGAACGCTCGTCATGCAGATCATGCACGGCGGCCGCACCAGCCATCCTGACCTGCTGCGCGGCGGGGAGCCCGAGGCTCCCAGCGCGATCGGCACCGGTGGCCCGGTCCGCGGCTTCTCGGGCAAGCTCGACGGCGTGGTCCCCCGCGCGCTGGGCACCGAGGAGATCCCGCGCATCATCGACGAGTTCGTCGTCGCCGCCCGCCGCGCCGTCGATGCCGGGGTGGACGGCGTGGAGATCCACGGCGCAAACGGCTACCTGCTGCACGAGTTCACCGCCGCGTCCTCGAACCACCGCACCGACGGTTACGGCGGGTCGCCGGAGAACCGGGCGCGGCTGACCGTCGAGGTGGTGCGTGCCGTCGCCGCCGAGATCGGGGCCGGACGCACCGGTCTGCGGATCTCCCCGGAGCACGGGGTCCAGGGCGCGACCGAGGACGACCGGGCCGACGTGCTCGCGACCTACGGTGCGCTGCTCGACGGGATCGCCGGCATCGGTGGCACCGACGGCACGGGCATCGCCTACCTCTCGGTGCTGCACGCCGACATCGACGGCGACCTCGTCGCGGACCTGCGCTCCCGCTTCGGCGGCGCATTCCTGCTCAACAGCGGGTTCGGGCACGTCACCGATCTCGCCGAGGCCCGGCACATCGTCGAGGACGACCGGGCGGACGCCGCGGTGGTGGGCCGCGAGCTCATCGCCAACCCCGACCTGGTGCGCCGGTGGCGCGACGGACTGGAGCTCAACACGCCCGACCCGTCGACGTTCTACGTCGGCGGCGCGCACGGCTACACGGATTACGCTTTCGCGCGGTAG
- a CDS encoding NAD(P)-binding domain-containing protein, giving the protein MTTPDTQQPTAVIVGGGQAGLATAFYLRRAGVPFVILDDQPGPGGAWRHAWPSLRLFSTAEFSNLPGRPMPRYDGFPPATHVVDYLASYEARYGFTVERPVHVTGVTWSAGRYTVHGMTDTGPRTWTAPHVVAATGTWSAPFVPALPGTFGGRQWHTVTYPGPAAFRGSTVAVVGGANSGAQIAAELALAAAESGDGGTGSGNPVTWYTRHPPRWMPDDVDGRALFRRNRSRALTVARGEPDPGADTSLGDIVMVPAVRRARDAGLLTATPMVDSLDDIATDHLIWCTGFRPALGPFRSLLSHGIPRQPGLHLVGYGDLVGPGAATITGVGMYAKQVAGEIATGTATQP; this is encoded by the coding sequence GTGACCACCCCAGACACACAGCAGCCCACCGCCGTCATCGTCGGTGGCGGCCAGGCCGGGCTCGCCACCGCCTTCTATCTGCGTCGCGCGGGCGTCCCGTTCGTCATCCTCGACGATCAGCCGGGCCCGGGCGGGGCGTGGCGGCACGCCTGGCCGTCGCTCCGGTTGTTCTCCACCGCCGAATTCTCGAACCTGCCCGGACGTCCGATGCCCCGCTACGACGGCTTCCCGCCGGCCACGCATGTCGTCGACTATCTCGCCTCCTACGAGGCCCGCTACGGATTCACGGTGGAGCGTCCGGTGCACGTCACCGGGGTGACCTGGTCGGCAGGACGCTACACAGTCCACGGGATGACAGACACCGGCCCCCGGACCTGGACCGCACCGCACGTCGTCGCCGCCACGGGCACCTGGTCCGCCCCGTTCGTCCCCGCCCTGCCCGGCACCTTCGGCGGCCGGCAGTGGCACACGGTGACCTACCCCGGTCCAGCCGCGTTCCGGGGATCGACGGTGGCCGTCGTCGGCGGCGCGAACTCCGGGGCGCAGATCGCCGCCGAGCTGGCCCTCGCCGCGGCGGAGTCCGGGGACGGAGGAACCGGCAGCGGCAACCCCGTGACCTGGTACACGAGGCATCCTCCCCGGTGGATGCCGGACGACGTCGACGGGCGGGCACTGTTCCGCCGCAACCGGAGCCGCGCCCTGACCGTGGCGCGCGGTGAACCGGATCCGGGGGCGGACACCTCCCTCGGCGACATCGTCATGGTCCCCGCAGTCCGTCGCGCCCGTGATGCCGGACTGCTCACCGCCACACCGATGGTGGATTCCCTCGACGACATCGCCACCGACCACCTCATCTGGTGCACCGGTTTCCGCCCCGCCCTCGGCCCGTTCCGGAGCCTGCTCTCCCACGGGATCCCCCGGCAGCCGGGACTGCACCTGGTGGGCTACGGGGACCTGGTCGGCCCCGGTGCGGCGACGATCACCGGGGTGGGAATGTACGCGAAGCAGGTCGCCGGCGAGATCGCCACCGGGACCGCCACGCAACCCTGA
- a CDS encoding ArsR/SmtB family transcription factor — protein MPIPPNSPDADCCSLGTGPLSPDDATRYAGLFTALADPARLRILSEIAAGGCAPVTVGDLTTAVGLSQPTVSHHLKKLVDVGLLDRIRDGRRVLHRVRPEPFTALRRVLQIG, from the coding sequence GTGCCCATTCCTCCGAACTCTCCGGACGCCGACTGCTGCAGTCTCGGTACCGGACCACTGTCCCCGGACGACGCGACCCGGTACGCCGGACTGTTCACCGCCCTCGCCGACCCCGCCCGCCTGCGCATTCTCTCCGAGATCGCCGCCGGCGGCTGCGCTCCGGTCACTGTCGGTGACCTGACGACGGCGGTCGGGCTGAGCCAGCCGACCGTCTCCCACCACCTGAAGAAGCTCGTCGACGTCGGCCTGCTGGACCGCATCCGGGACGGTCGGCGCGTCCTCCACCGGGTCCGTCCGGAACCTTTCACCGCACTCCGTCGCGTCCTGCAGATCGGCTGA
- the arsB gene encoding ACR3 family arsenite efflux transporter: MATGLLLSRTGLADVLGASEIAGVSLPVAVGLLVMMYPPLAKVRYDTAGRIAADRRLMAVSLTLNWLVGPAVMFALAWLFLPDQPELRTGLVIVGLARCIAMVLIWSELACGDRETTAVLVAVNSVFQVLMFGALGWFYLQVLPSWLGLDTTSAEFSFLAIAGSVLVFLGIPLLAGAASRLLGERLRGRRWYEDVFLPRVSPLALLGLLYTIVVLFTLQGRQVADDPWAVVRVALPLVVYFAVMPALALALSRAVGLGYARSTSVAFTAAGNNFELAIAVAVGTFGADSGQALAGTVGPLIEVPVLVGLVYVVRRLGPVLFPGDPTLPSGRTASTPSPVPTTTE, from the coding sequence ATGGCCACCGGCCTGCTGCTCAGCCGCACCGGACTGGCGGACGTGCTCGGGGCCTCCGAGATCGCCGGAGTCTCGCTGCCTGTCGCCGTCGGTCTGCTCGTCATGATGTACCCGCCACTGGCCAAGGTCCGCTACGACACGGCCGGGCGGATCGCCGCCGACCGGCGGCTGATGGCGGTATCCCTCACCCTCAACTGGCTCGTCGGGCCGGCAGTGATGTTCGCCCTCGCCTGGCTGTTCCTGCCCGACCAGCCGGAACTGCGCACCGGGCTCGTCATCGTCGGCCTGGCCCGCTGCATCGCCATGGTGCTCATCTGGTCCGAGCTCGCGTGCGGGGACCGGGAGACCACGGCCGTGCTGGTCGCGGTGAACTCGGTGTTCCAGGTCCTCATGTTCGGCGCCCTCGGCTGGTTCTACCTGCAGGTGCTGCCGTCGTGGCTGGGGCTGGACACGACCTCGGCGGAGTTCTCCTTCCTCGCGATCGCCGGCTCGGTGCTCGTCTTCCTCGGCATCCCGCTGCTCGCCGGTGCCGCCTCCCGGCTGCTCGGCGAGCGACTCCGTGGCCGCCGCTGGTACGAGGACGTGTTCCTGCCGCGTGTCTCCCCGCTCGCGCTGCTCGGGCTGCTGTACACCATCGTGGTCCTGTTCACCCTGCAGGGACGCCAGGTCGCCGACGACCCGTGGGCGGTCGTCCGTGTCGCCCTGCCGCTGGTGGTGTACTTCGCCGTCATGCCGGCACTCGCACTGGCACTGTCCCGCGCGGTCGGACTGGGGTACGCCCGGTCGACCTCGGTGGCCTTCACCGCGGCGGGCAACAACTTCGAACTCGCCATCGCCGTGGCGGTCGGCACGTTCGGTGCGGACTCCGGCCAGGCACTCGCCGGCACTGTCGGGCCACTCATCGAAGTACCGGTGCTGGTCGGGCTGGTCTACGTTGTCCGGCGTCTCGGCCCGGTGCTCTTCCCCGGCGACCCGACCCTGCCGTCGGGCCGCACGGCGTCCACCCCGTCCCCCGTTCCGACCACCACGGAGTAA
- a CDS encoding low molecular weight phosphatase family protein yields the protein MGITDHTPSHTPSVLFVCVSNAGKSRMAGALAENILATTGGRLDVHSAGTRPGTTANAESVAALAEIGVAAPATPPQPVDPDLLRTVDRVVLLGTGAQLSLPEDAHGTLERWVTDEPSARGISGMERMRLVRDDIAARVSDLVRDMTGERAGGDDRRR from the coding sequence ATGGGCATCACTGACCACACCCCGTCTCACACCCCGTCGGTCCTCTTCGTCTGCGTGAGCAACGCCGGCAAGTCCCGGATGGCCGGCGCGCTGGCCGAGAACATCCTCGCCACCACGGGAGGACGCCTCGACGTGCACTCCGCCGGAACCCGACCCGGAACCACCGCGAACGCGGAATCCGTCGCCGCCCTCGCCGAGATCGGTGTCGCCGCACCTGCGACTCCGCCACAGCCGGTCGACCCCGACCTGCTGCGCACCGTGGACCGGGTCGTCCTGCTCGGCACCGGGGCACAGCTCAGCCTGCCCGAGGACGCCCACGGCACCCTGGAACGCTGGGTCACCGACGAGCCCTCGGCCCGGGGGATCAGTGGCATGGAACGGATGCGGCTGGTCCGCGACGACATCGCCGCCCGGGTCAGTGACCTGGTCAGGGATATGACCGGCGAGAGGGCCGGCGGCGATGACCGGCGGCGATGA
- a CDS encoding heavy metal translocating P-type ATPase, whose translation MTQQAAVAAPDQPTEPAVDPVDLVQLDLGVTGMTCTSCSARIERKLNRMDGVDATVNFATESAQVGYDPAKTTPDDVIATVRKTGYDAFTLADSTDDAGEDDSSDDREAASGLPAATGQAKVDAARDAEAGDLKKRAIISAVLAFPVVLVSMIPALQFDNWQWAALTMISPVYFWGGAPFHRATLVNLRHGAFTMDTLVSLGTTAAYLWSLWALFLGNAGMTGMTMEMHLFRPGDTHGMDEIYLESVGVVIVFLLLGRWFENRAKGRSSEALRALLDMGAKDAAVLRDGHEVRIPVARVQVGDVIIVRPGEKIAADGEVTDGTSAVDESMLTGESVPVEVTVGSTVTGATVNTSGRLLVKVTRTGADSTLAQMAALVADAQAAKAPVQRLVDRISQVFVPVVMAVAVITLIAHLAGGAEVSAAFTAAVAVLIIACPCALGLATPTALLVGTGRGAQLGLLIKGPEVLESTRRVDTVVMDKTGTVTTGVMAVTGVTGDRVADADILRLAAAVEAGSEHPIATAVVAAAEEEGGEGSVPEVTDFSSTAGHGVTGSVEGRTVEVGRPDSPGALPAPLREAFTGAQADGATPVLVTVDGTPAGVVTVRDTVKPGSAAAVAEFRGLGLTPVLLTGDNAGAAEAVAAEVGIDPDNVIAGVRPEQKVERISALQDAGKNVAMVGDGVNDAAALAKADLGLAMGSGTDVAIEAGDITLMNNDLRSAVDAVRLSRRTLRTIHGNLFWAFAYNVALIPVAAFGLLNPMLAGIAMAFSSVFVVSNSLRLRGFRSVRS comes from the coding sequence ATGACACAGCAGGCAGCGGTCGCCGCACCGGACCAACCGACGGAACCGGCCGTCGACCCCGTCGATCTGGTCCAGCTCGACCTCGGCGTCACGGGGATGACCTGCACCTCCTGCTCCGCCCGCATCGAGCGCAAGCTCAACCGGATGGACGGGGTGGACGCCACCGTCAACTTCGCCACCGAATCCGCCCAGGTCGGCTACGATCCGGCGAAGACCACCCCGGACGACGTCATCGCGACCGTCCGCAAGACCGGCTACGACGCATTCACACTCGCCGACAGCACCGACGACGCCGGTGAGGACGACAGTTCTGACGACCGGGAGGCGGCGTCCGGACTGCCGGCGGCCACCGGCCAGGCGAAGGTGGACGCCGCCCGGGACGCCGAGGCTGGTGACCTGAAGAAACGCGCGATCATCTCCGCGGTCCTCGCGTTCCCCGTCGTGCTGGTCAGCATGATCCCCGCCCTGCAGTTCGACAACTGGCAGTGGGCCGCGCTGACGATGATCTCCCCGGTGTACTTCTGGGGCGGCGCCCCGTTCCACCGCGCCACCCTGGTCAACCTGCGCCACGGCGCATTCACCATGGACACGCTGGTCTCCCTCGGAACCACCGCCGCCTACCTGTGGAGCCTGTGGGCCCTGTTCCTCGGCAACGCCGGGATGACCGGCATGACGATGGAGATGCACCTCTTCCGCCCCGGCGACACCCACGGCATGGACGAGATCTACCTCGAGTCCGTCGGTGTGGTCATCGTCTTCCTGCTGCTCGGCCGGTGGTTCGAGAACCGGGCGAAGGGACGCTCCTCCGAGGCGCTGCGCGCACTGCTCGACATGGGCGCGAAGGACGCCGCCGTGCTGCGCGACGGTCACGAGGTCCGCATCCCGGTCGCCCGGGTGCAGGTCGGGGACGTGATCATCGTGCGCCCCGGCGAGAAGATCGCCGCCGACGGTGAGGTCACCGACGGCACCTCCGCCGTCGACGAATCGATGCTCACCGGCGAATCCGTGCCGGTGGAGGTCACCGTCGGCTCCACGGTCACCGGGGCGACGGTGAACACCTCCGGCCGACTGCTCGTGAAGGTCACCCGCACCGGGGCGGACTCCACCCTCGCGCAGATGGCGGCACTCGTCGCCGACGCCCAGGCCGCCAAGGCACCGGTCCAGCGGCTCGTCGACCGGATCTCACAGGTCTTCGTGCCGGTCGTCATGGCCGTCGCCGTCATCACGTTGATCGCACACCTCGCCGGCGGGGCGGAGGTCTCCGCCGCCTTCACCGCCGCCGTCGCTGTCCTCATCATCGCCTGCCCTTGTGCCCTGGGCCTGGCCACACCGACCGCACTGCTCGTCGGCACCGGCCGCGGCGCCCAGCTGGGGCTGCTGATCAAGGGGCCGGAGGTGCTGGAGTCCACCCGGCGCGTCGACACGGTCGTCATGGACAAGACCGGGACGGTCACCACCGGTGTCATGGCGGTCACCGGGGTCACCGGTGACCGCGTGGCGGACGCTGACATCCTCCGGCTCGCCGCGGCGGTGGAGGCCGGCTCCGAGCACCCGATCGCGACGGCGGTCGTCGCCGCCGCGGAAGAGGAGGGCGGGGAGGGCAGCGTCCCCGAGGTCACCGATTTCTCCTCCACCGCAGGTCACGGCGTGACAGGTTCCGTTGAGGGGCGCACGGTCGAGGTGGGGCGTCCGGACTCGCCGGGTGCCCTGCCGGCCCCGCTGCGTGAGGCGTTCACCGGCGCGCAGGCCGACGGCGCCACCCCGGTGCTCGTCACCGTCGACGGCACGCCGGCCGGCGTGGTCACCGTGCGGGACACCGTCAAGCCCGGTTCCGCGGCGGCCGTCGCCGAGTTCCGGGGACTCGGGCTGACCCCGGTGCTGCTCACCGGTGACAACGCGGGTGCGGCGGAGGCCGTCGCCGCCGAGGTCGGTATCGACCCGGACAACGTCATTGCCGGGGTACGCCCGGAGCAGAAGGTCGAGCGGATCAGCGCCCTGCAGGACGCCGGGAAGAATGTCGCGATGGTCGGCGACGGCGTCAATGACGCCGCCGCCCTGGCGAAGGCCGACCTGGGCCTGGCGATGGGTTCCGGCACCGACGTGGCCATCGAGGCCGGTGACATCACCCTGATGAACAACGACCTGCGCTCCGCGGTGGACGCCGTCCGACTGTCCCGCAGGACCCTGCGCACCATCCACGGCAACCTGTTCTGGGCCTTCGCCTACAACGTGGCCCTCATCCCGGTGGCGGCGTTCGGGCTGCTCAACCCGATGCTCGCCGGGATCGCGATGGCGTTCTCCTCGGTGTTCGTGGTCTCCAACTCGCTGCGGCTGCGCGGTTTCCGCTCAGTCCGTTCCTGA
- a CDS encoding heavy-metal-associated domain-containing protein: MATKNYTVTGMSCGHCKAAVEEEVGAIEGVTAVEATPATGAVVVTGDGFTDEQVAAAVDEAGYDLAK; encoded by the coding sequence ATGGCCACGAAGAACTACACCGTCACCGGCATGAGCTGCGGACACTGCAAGGCCGCCGTCGAGGAGGAGGTCGGCGCCATCGAGGGCGTCACCGCCGTCGAGGCCACCCCGGCCACCGGGGCCGTCGTCGTCACCGGTGACGGCTTCACCGACGAGCAGGTCGCCGCCGCCGTCGACGAAGCCGGCTACGACCTCGCCAAGTAA
- a CDS encoding YdhK family protein — protein MKFSRTPVLASLILLPALTLAACGDDSDGDAGGHSAAEAPSTSTGPGNTDGMGDMDMHDHAMDGGDAPAGIVDAPDPAYPVGTRVTVTADHMPGMQGAEGTVTGAYATTAYAVSYTPTDGGAPVTDHRWVVQEELENPGPAPLADGTPVTIGADHMSGMKGAAGTVDSSMQGTVYMVDITTADGTTMTNHKWVTGDELAPAG, from the coding sequence ATGAAGTTCTCACGCACCCCGGTCCTGGCGTCCCTGATCCTGCTGCCCGCCCTCACCCTCGCCGCGTGCGGGGATGATTCCGACGGGGACGCCGGGGGCCACAGTGCCGCCGAGGCTCCGTCCACGTCGACCGGTCCCGGAAACACGGACGGTATGGGCGACATGGACATGCACGACCATGCGATGGACGGCGGCGACGCCCCCGCCGGTATCGTGGACGCCCCCGATCCCGCCTACCCGGTCGGCACCCGGGTCACCGTCACCGCCGACCACATGCCCGGCATGCAGGGGGCGGAAGGCACCGTGACCGGCGCCTACGCCACCACGGCCTATGCGGTGAGCTACACCCCGACCGACGGTGGCGCCCCGGTGACCGATCACCGGTGGGTGGTGCAGGAGGAGCTGGAGAATCCGGGCCCTGCCCCGCTCGCCGACGGCACTCCGGTGACGATCGGGGCCGACCACATGTCCGGGATGAAGGGGGCGGCGGGCACGGTGGATTCCTCGATGCAGGGGACCGTCTACATGGTGGACATCACCACGGCGGACGGCACGACCATGACGAACCACAAGTGGGTCACCGGGGACGAGCTCGCCCCGGCCGGGTAG
- a CDS encoding decaprenylphospho-beta-D-erythro-pentofuranosid-2-ulose 2-reductase — translation MINAVGKPQSILLLGGASDMGLAVVEEFLSRGPARVVLAARAGDDLSSPIARCEAAGASSVETVDFDATAFDTHEAVIDEIWAKGDIDLAIVAFGVLGDNEVQWHDQKQTVLAAQVNYTGAVSVGVLLADRMKKQGHGQIVVFSSVAGEMVRRSNFVYGSTKAGVDGFYRMLGEALRGTGVRVLTVRPGQVRTNMTKGLDDAPLTVDKEDAAKAIAAGVDNKKTVIWVHPLFRWVMLILKNLPQFIVRKLPI, via the coding sequence ATGATCAACGCTGTGGGTAAGCCCCAGTCCATCCTGCTGCTCGGCGGCGCCTCCGACATGGGGCTCGCCGTCGTCGAGGAGTTCCTCTCCCGCGGCCCGGCGCGCGTGGTGCTCGCCGCCCGCGCCGGCGACGACCTGTCCTCCCCGATCGCCCGGTGCGAGGCCGCCGGGGCGTCCTCGGTGGAGACCGTCGACTTCGACGCGACCGCCTTCGACACCCACGAGGCCGTCATCGACGAGATCTGGGCGAAGGGCGACATCGACCTCGCCATCGTCGCCTTCGGCGTCCTCGGGGACAACGAGGTCCAGTGGCACGACCAGAAGCAGACCGTGCTCGCCGCGCAGGTCAACTACACCGGTGCGGTCTCGGTGGGCGTGCTGCTCGCCGACCGGATGAAGAAGCAGGGCCACGGCCAGATCGTGGTCTTCTCCTCGGTCGCCGGTGAGATGGTCCGCCGCTCCAACTTCGTCTACGGCTCCACCAAGGCCGGCGTTGACGGTTTCTACCGCATGCTCGGTGAGGCCCTGCGCGGCACCGGCGTGCGCGTGCTCACCGTCCGCCCGGGTCAGGTCCGCACGAACATGACCAAGGGCCTCGACGATGCCCCGCTCACCGTCGACAAGGAGGACGCCGCGAAGGCCATCGCCGCCGGCGTGGACAACAAGAAGACGGTCATCTGGGTCCACCCGCTGTTCCGCTGGGTGATGCTGATCCTGAAGAACCTGCCGCAGTTCATCGTGCGGAAGCTGCCGATCTAG